The proteins below are encoded in one region of Fulvia fulva chromosome 9, complete sequence:
- a CDS encoding Clock-controlled protein 6, with protein MQFIAVVLAGAAVATASYAPPPKDSYEAPKYEAPAPPAYAPPAYTTPEAPVYSAPAYTPAPNATASYQKPSYVTEVVSSYETYCPGPTMITHGASTYTVTEATTLTITNCPCTVTKPAYTSVVTACSTCAPVYKPTTPVMAPSMPASYPAPAPSMPPYQPPAGPVPPPYHGNNTTPYSPTKPTGTGSYTTAPPSYTGAANKASFGVAGLLAAAGLVAAL; from the exons ATGCAGTTCATCGCCGTCGTCCTCGCCGGTGCCGCTGTTGCCACCGCCAGCTACGCTCCTCCGCCAAAGGACAGCTACGAGGCACCAAAGTACGAGGCCCCAGCTCCTCCGGCCTACGCTCCCCCAGCGTACACCACCCCCGAGGCTCCAGTGTACTCTGCTCCAGCATACACCCCAGCGCCAAACGCCACCGCTTCCTACCAGAAGCCAAGCTACGTGACTGAGGTCGTCTCCTCGTACGAGACTTACTGCCCTG GCCCAACCATGATCACCCACGGTGCTTCCACCTACACC GTCACCGAGGCCACCACCCTCACCATCACCAACTGCCCATGCACTGTCACCAAGCCAGCTTACACGTCAGTCGTCACCGCATGCTCTACCTG TGCCCCAGTGTACAAGCCAACCACCCCAGTTATGGCTCCATCGATGCCAGCTAGCTACCCAGCTCCAGCTCCATCGATGCCACCCTACCAGCCACCAGCTGGCCCAGTCCCCCCACCATACCACGGCAACAACACCACTCCATACAGCCCAACCAAGCCAACTGGCACTG GTTCATACACCACTGCCCCACCTAGCTACACTGGTGCTGCCAACAAGGCTTCCTTCGGTGTTGCCGGCCTCCTGGCCGCCGCTGGTCTCGTTGCCGCCCTCTAA